A single window of Onychomys torridus chromosome 8, mOncTor1.1, whole genome shotgun sequence DNA harbors:
- the Plcd3 gene encoding 1-phosphatidylinositol 4,5-bisphosphate phosphodiesterase delta-3, with the protein MLCGSWRRSRRSPEEPRVAAQVATPLALPPSPASPDSGTKRPGLRALKKMGLTEDEDVQAMLRGSRLLKIRSRTWHKERLYRLQEDGLSVWFQRRVPHAPSQHIFFVQHIEAVREGHQSEGLRRFGGAYAPARCLTIAFKGRRKNLDLAAPTAEEAQRWVRGLAKLRARLDAMSQRERLDHWIHSYLHRADSDQDSKMSFKETKSLLRMVNVDMNDMYAYRLFKECDHSNNERLEGAEIEAFLRRLLKRPELEAIFHRYSGEDHVLSASELLEFLQDQGEDSATLACAQQLIETYELNETAKQHELMTLDGFIMYLLSPEGAALNVAHARVFQDMGQPLAHYFISSSHNTYLTDSQIGGPSSTEAYIRAFAQGCRCVELDCWEGPGGEPIIYHGHTLTSKILFRDVIQAVHDHAFTLSPYPVILSLENHCGLEQQAVMAHHLRSILGDMLVTQALDSQNPEELPSPEQLKGRVLVKGKRLPAARNEDGRMLSDREDDEEEEEETEEAWEAAEQRRRAKQISPELSALAVYCCASRLQTLNPSPRPPQPCKVGSLGERKARKFTREAGNSFVRHNTHQLTRVYPMGLRMNSANYNPQEMWNSGCQLGEPGL; encoded by the exons ATGCTGTGCggcagctggagaaggagccgTCGCTCTCCCGAGGAACCCCGGGTGGCCGCCCAGGTCGCAACGCCCCTCGCGCTGCCGCCCTCGCCCGCGTCACCGGACAGCGGCACCAAGAGGCCCGGGCTGCGGGCGCTGAAGAAGATGG GCCTGACGGAGGATGAGGATGTCCAGGCCATGCTGCGGGGCTCCCGGCTCCTCAAGATCCGCTCACGCACGTGGCACAAGGAGCGGCTGTACCGGCTGCAGGAGGACGGCCTGAGCGTGTGGTTCCAGCGGCGCGTCCCGCACGCGCCTTCGCAGCACATCT TTTTCGTGCAGCACATCGAGGCTGTCCGGGAGGGCCACCAGTCGGAGGGCTTGCGGCGCTTCGGGGGCGCCTACGCGCCTGCGCGCTGCCTCACCATCGCCTTCAAGGGCCGCCGCAAGAACCTGGACCTGGCGGCGCCCACTGCGGAGGAGGCTCAGCGCTGGGTGCGAGGCCTGGCCAAGCTGCGGGCGCGCCTGGATGCCATGAGCCAGAGGGAGCGGCTAGACCA CTGGATCCATTCCTATCTACACCGGGCCGACTCTGACCAGGACAGTAAGATGAGCTTCAAGGAGACCAAGAGTCTGCTTAGGATGGTCAACGTGGACATGAATGACATGTACGCCTACCGCCTCTTCAAG GAGTGTGACCATTCTAACAACGAGCGTCTGGAGGGGGCCGAGATTGAGGCATTCCTGCGGAGGCTGCTGAAACGCCCTGAACTGGAGGCGATCTTCCACCGATACTCGGGTGAGGACCATGTGCTGAGCGCCTCTGAGCTGCTGGAGTTCCTGCAAGACCAGGGAGAGGACAGTGCCACCCTGGCCTGTGCCCAGCAGCTCATCGAGACCTATGAGCTCAATGAGACAG CCAAGCAGCATGAGCTGATGACGTTGGATGGCTTCATCATGTATCTGTTGTCGCCGGAGGGGGCGGCCCTGAACGTGGCCCACGCGCGTGTGTTCCAGGACATGGGCCAGCCCCTTGCCCACTATTTTATTTCCTCCTCTCACAATACCTACCTGACGGACTCACAGATCGGAGGGCCCAGCAGCACTGAGGCCTACATTAG GGCTTTTGCCCAGGGATGCCGCTGTGTGGAACTTGACTGCTGGGAGGGACCCGGAGGGGAACCCATCATCTATCATGGGCACACACTCACCTCCAAGATCCTCTTCCGAGATGTTATCCAAGCCGTGCACGACCATGCTTTCACG CTGTCCCCATATCCTGTTATCCTATCCCTTGAGAACCACTGTGGGCTGGAACAGCAGGCTGTCATGGCCCACCACCTTCGAAGCATCCTGGGAGACATGTTGGTGACACAGGccttggattcccagaaccccgAGGAGCTGCCATCTCCTGAG CAGCTGAAGGGCCGGGTCTTGGTGAAAGGAAAGAGGCTGCCAGCTGCTCGGAATGAGGATGGCCGGATGCTGTCAGACAGGGAAGATgacgaggaggaggaagaggagacagaggaggcttGGGAGGCTGCAGAGCAGAGGAGGCGA GCCAAGCAGATCTCCCCAGAGCTCTCAGCACTGGCTGTGTATTGCTGTGCCAGCCGCCTGCAGACCCTGAACCCCAGTCCTCGCCCACCGCAGCCTTGCAAGGTCGGCTCCCTCGGTGAGCGCAAGGCCAGGAAGTTTACCCGGGAAGCAG